In Cryptomeria japonica chromosome 10, Sugi_1.0, whole genome shotgun sequence, a genomic segment contains:
- the LOC131031534 gene encoding heat shock cognate 70 kDa protein, whose translation MEGRGRGRGRGREQVKAIGIDLGTSYCCVAVWQSHHNMAEIIVNEQGNRTTPSMVAFTQSQRLIGDAAKNQIATNPVNTVFDAKRLIGRRFSDSCVHDDIKFWPFTVIQGKDDKPVIQVTHKEETKLFAPEEISSMLLMKMKTISERYLKYEVKNAVITVPAYFNDAQKRATKDAGKIAGLNVMRIINEPTAAAISYGFHDAFTGEKNVVVFDLGGGTFDVSVLSVQKGKIVVKAVNGDMHLGGQDFDNRMLNYCVQKFNTKYKVDMSKSAKALRRLRSECERAKRNLSSEEETVIDIDCLYKEHDFSVKVSRAKFEELNADLFEKCIEIVRECIHDAHMSNDQIDDIVLVGGSSRITKLQELLRQNFGQEEVCNKVNPDEAVAYGAAVQAAALNNEDVTLALTDVTPLSLGTETDGDAITVVVPRNTPIPTQRENYFTTACDNQTSVSVGVYEGERALIAQNNLLGEFDLSGIPPARCGVPSVKVCFKISEDGILTASAEDEGSGASKEITITNAGGRLSKEEVSKMIANAEKFREDDEKVKKKNMARKSLEHFIYNMKSRVTEAKKKHNIKTSAAEDVLSTLNSAEEWLDDNEEAEACEFENELKELQFHRMPHFTRNL comes from the coding sequence ATGGAAGGAAGGGGGAGAGgcagggggagggggagggagcaAGTGAAGGCCATTGGAATAGATCTGGGTACAAGCTACTGTTGTGTTGCGGTATGGCAGTCGCACCATAACATGGCTGAGATCATTGTTAATGAGCAAGGAAACAGAACCACTCCTTCCATGGTTGCTTTTACCCAATCCCAGAGACTTATTGGCGATGCTGCTAAGAACCAGATTGCAACCAATCCTGTCAACACTGTCTTTGATGCTAAGAGACTCATTGGAAGGCGCTTCTCTGATTCTTGTGTGCACGATGACATCAAATTCTGGCCATTTACTGTCATCCAAGGGAAGGATGATAAGCCTGTCATCCAAGTGACTCACAAAGAAGAAACTAAGTTATTTGCGCCTGAAGAGATCTCGTCCATGCTGCTCATGAAAATGAAGACCATTTCTGAAAGATATCTTAAGTACGAGGTGAAGAATGCGGTTATTACTGTGCCTGCTTATTTTAATGATGCGCAGAAGAGGGCCACAAAGGATGCCGGTAAGATTGCAGGCCTCAATGTCATGCGAATAATTAACGAGCCAACGGCTGCAGCTATATCTTATGGCTTCCATGATGCATTCACTGGAGAAAAAAACGTTGTCGTCTTCGATTTGGGTGGAGGTACGTTTGATGTGTCAGTTTTGTCTGTTCAAAAGGGTAAGATTGTCGTCAAGGCTGTTAATGGGGATATGCATTTGGGAGGTCAGGATTTTGATAACAGAATGCTTAATTACTGTGTTCAAAAGTTCAACACAAAATACAAGGTGGATATGAGTAAGAGTGCCAAAGCTCTTCGAAGGCTTCGTTCAGAGTGCGAAAGAGCAAAGAGGAATTTGTCCTCTGAGGAAGAGACTGTCATCGACATTGACTGTCTTTATAAGGAACATGATTTTTCTGTAAAGGTTAGCAGAGCCAAGTTTGAGGAGCTGAACGCCGACTTATTTGAGAAGTGCATAGAAATAGTGAGAGAATGCATACATGATGCTCACATGAGCAACGATCAAATCGACGACATTGTACTAGTGGGAGGTTCGTCACGTATTACAAAGCTGCAAGAATTGCTGAGACAAAATTTTGGGCAGGAAGAGGTATGCAACAAAGTAAACCCCGACGAGGCGGTTGCTTATGGCGCAGCCGTGCAGGCGGCAGCATTGAACAATGAAGATGTGACCCTTGCGCTCACGGATGTCACACCTTTGAGCCTTGGAACTGAAACTGACGGTGATGCAATCACCGTAGTTGTTCCTCGAAATACCCCAATTCCCACTCAGAGGGAGAACTATTTCACTACAGCCTGTGATAATCAGACTAGTGTGAGTGTTGGTGTCTATGAAGGAGAGAGAGCATTGATCGCACAAAACAATTTGCTGGGCGAATTCGATTTGAGTGGAATTCCGCCAGCCAGATGTGGGGTGCCAAGTGTAAAAGTTTGCTTCAAAATAAGCGAGGATGGTATTCTCACAGCTTCTGCAGAGGACGAGGGTAGCGGAGCAAGTAAAGAGATCACAATAACCAACGCCGGTGGAAGATTGAGCAAAGAGGAGGTAAGTAAAATGATAGCTAATGCAGAGAAATTTCGAGAGGATGATGAAAAAGTTAAAAAGAAGAATATGGCCAGAAAGAGTTTGGAGCACTTCATTTACAACATGAAAAGCAGGGTAACTGAAGCCAAGAAAAAACATAATATCAAGACATCTGCTGCGGAAGACGTGCTGTCGACACTGAATAGTGCTGAAGAATGGTTGGACGACAATGAGGAGGCAGAAGCTTGTGAATTTGAAAACGAGTTGAAAGAACTCCAGTTTCATCGGATGCCTCATTTTACCAGGAATCTCTGA